The DNA region GTAAATTATGAACGAAAATGAAAATTTTATTTATGAATCAACTATTCTAATTGTTGATGATAATGAAGAAATACTAGATTTTTTACAAGAAGATCTAAACGAATATTATAATACAATTTGCTCAAACACAGCATTGAAAGCACTCAATATTCTAGATACAACATCTATCAATTTAATTATAAGTGATATAATGATGCCCGAAATGGATGGTTTTGAATTTTGTAAAATCATAAAATCAAATATGAATTATAGTCACATTCCTATTATATTACTAACCGCTAAAAATACTATCCAATCAAAAATTGAAGGCCTAGAATTAGGTGCAGATGCCTATATAGAAAAACCATTTTCTCCGAAACATTTACAAGTACAAATTGAAAATCTACTAGTAAATCGGATTAGAATAAAAAAATATTTTGCTTCTAGTCCGACATCAACGATTAACTCTATAGGACATACGGCAGAAGATCAATTATTTTTGGATAAATTAAATAAAATCATACTTGAAAATATAGAAAATTTTGATTTCAATGTTAATGATATCGCAGAAAGTATTTTTATGAGTAAATCTTCTTTATATCGAAAAATTAAAGGCATTTCTGATTTATCGCCAAATGAATTAATTAATATTACTAGGTTGAAAAAAGCGGCCGAATTGCTTCATAATAAACGATATACGATTAAAGAAATATCTGAAATGGTTGGTTTCAATTCGATCACCCATTTTGGTAGAAATTTTCAAAAGCAATTTGGAATGTCACCAAGTAATTATCAAAAAGGAAATTGATAAAATTGTTACTATTATTTTATTTTCCTTTCATATATTTTAAAATAAACTATATTTTAATACTTTAAGTTATACACACCTATCTTACAGTTTCATTAAATATGTTATCAAATTTAAATCTGTATTTATTGCAAATAATGTGATTATATTAGCACTATAGACTATATGACAGACCTGCTATAAGTCTGATATTTTTTTAAAATAAAAATAGAATTCCAAGATTTGTTATTTACTAAAGAAGAAAAGATAACTAAACTATAATATAAAGAATAGAAAATATAAAAAGAATGAAATAATATTTGAATTAAAATGAACTATATTATATTAATTCTGTAGCTTTAATTATAATACCATATTTTCTAGGTAGCAATTCGGTTAGTTAAAAAATAATACAGTTCTACTTCATTGAAATTCAACGATTAATTAATATAGTTCGAATCCCTTCCTCACCGCCAGCAAGGAATTCAAACGAATAAAAAACCGTGGTAAATCAATGATTATCACGGTTTTTTATTTTATTTCTAATCCGATTTAGCTCGAATAAATTCAAATAAAAAGATAGCAATTCGGTTAGCACATATTTTCAATAAAATTGCTAACCGAATTAGGTCTAAACATTTGATATTTAACAAATTACCGAGTTGTTACTTTTAAAGTTATGATTATTTCATTTTTTAACTTTTTAATGTTTCATCATGAACTTAAATCAAACCATTTCCATCAGATTTTGGCAAACAAAATCTAGAAATGCAAATGAATGTTCTTTAATTTATGCCAGAATCACTATCAACGGTGATAGCATTGAAATTGGAATAACAGAATACCAGATATTTATTCAATTTAATAATGAGCAAATCAATGCAAATATTCTTTTTTGCATACAGTAAATTGCAAGTCCATATAAAAGGAAATAAAACTTAATTAAATGGATTAAAAGAAATACCTAAATTAAAGTAAAAGTTACCTTGATAACTTGTTGTTGCTAATTTATCTGATTTGTATTTTTCTCGGATTGTACCATTCAATGGTTTGATCCATCCAGATCGGCCATAGACTATAAAATGCTTATTGATACGATATTCATACATCACACTATTTTTAAATTCGTTTCGATTGAACATGTAGGATTTATTGTTATCTGCCAGAAAATTCGATTTAAAATAATAGGGATTCGCTTCTAATTCAGAACCAATAGACAAGCGACCATGCTTAAATAGTTGTCGTCTGACATAAACCTGTTTGGGTAAAATAACGTCCAGCATCCACGGCGAGTTTTTGAAATTATGGATATAAGAGAAACTGGGTAAAATGGGTGCGATGGCATTGGCATTACTCTGTAATACAATACCTACTGTAACTATTGTGGATTCATTTTTCTTTAAGATAAGAGATCCAATATAAGAGCCATAAACCATCCCAAAGTTCTTGTTAGAACCATCCGCAGAAACGGATATATTAGAAACAAAAGGTTTGTTCCACAACTTATCGTAACGAGTATAGTTAAGAGCCGCCCAAAGGTAATGGAAATGCACATCTCGACTTGATGCAATGGTAGGAACGCCATCAGATGGAATATCCACGTTTTCAAATGCCAAATGTTCGTATTTGTAACGGGCAGAAGCACTGAGACTCCATTTTTCTTTCTGTATTAAATTATAGTTCATAGCAAGTTTAAGTCTATTTTGGCTTACTATCCGACCCGTTTCATAGGTTTTGTCGTCCATCTTAGTGGTGTAATTATATTCACCCATTTCATCATATTGGATATCCAAGAAACGGGTTGATGGAAATTGGTTATTGATATCCTTTGCCAACGAGTTTTGAACAGATTTTATAGAATCTACTGATTGGGCATAAGAACCTGTACTTACCATAGACAGTAACACTAGAAGAGCGTACGTTACGATTTTGCTTGATTTATTCATTTTTAAAAAAGAATTTGATAGTTATTGTGCTTGTTAAGACAAAGAAACTTTTAATTATAAAATTCAAATCGACTAAACTGCATAAAACGGACATTTTCGAGCTTAAAAAGGACAGATGCATCAAATACTTTCCAAATATCATTTAGAATGCTTTATACGCTATTTTGTCCATTTTAACCCAAACATAAATGCAGCTAGACAAGAGTATTTTATCTTTGTATTATGGTGAAAAACAAACTTCCTTTAGGCGTTTTCGTCTGTATGGGTCTTGCATTGTTGGGCGTGGTACTAAAAAGCGTATCGGGCTCTTCCGACCTGGCGTGGATAGAGGTATTCAAGTCTATCCTTTATATGTGGGGGTATAGTAGCATTTGCTTAGTCATTTATAATGCACTCGTAAAAAAGATTGTCTCCAATATATCCAAAATTCAGGTTCGTTATTTAATGAGCATAGTCAGTATCGTGGCCGTTGGATATTTGATTTATCCCTATTACTATCTATTTTATTTTATAACGACACTAGACAAAGGTTCCTGGATATCGAGTGAAAGCAATTGGTATAGCGTAATGCTTGCCAGAGGTGTAACAATCAGTGCATTGATGTTTTTTGTGGTGTATTACCTGCAACTATTGCAAGACAAACAAAAAAGAATACTAGAGATAGAACAATTAAAACAAGCACAACTAGAAGCTAATTTGTCCAACCTGAAAGAACAGCTGAATCCTCATTTCTTATTCAACTCACTTAATACTTTGAGTTCTTTGACAGAAGAGGAAGTCGTGAAGGACTACGTCTCAGAATTGGCGGATGTATATAGATATATGTTGGCGCACAATAAAATGTCGACGGTAACAGTAGAAATGGAGTTGAAATTTGTTCGATCCTATCTTTATATCATGAAAACCAGGATGGGCGAGAATATATGTATAGACCTTCATTTGGATGAAAATATTAAAAAAATAAAAATTCCTCCTTTGACCTTGCAGATTCTACTGGAAAATGCCATCAAACACAATATTGCTTCTCGCGAGCATCCACTTTATATCAAGATGTATAATGTGGGATTAGATTACCTGATTATTGAAAACAACTATAATCCAAAAATCCAAATGCAATCCTCAACAGGCATTGGCCTCGGTAATCTTGCAAAACGGTATCATTTATTATTTGGTAATGAAATCCAGATTATCCATAGTGCCGATTCTTTTACCGTAAAACTCCCTTTACCCCAACTATGAAAATTTTAATTATTGAAGATGAATTAAGTGCGGCAAAAGAGCTGGAGCGTTTACTTTTAAGATATGAACCTTCCATCGAAGTCGTAGCTATAAAGGATTCCGTATCATCGTCCATTAGTTTTTTACAATCCAATCCACAGTTGGATTTGATTTTTTCGGATATTCAATTAGCAGACGGTATGTGTTTTGATATTTACAAAACGGTTCAAATACAGAGCCCCATTATTTTCTGTACGGCTTTTGACGAATATATGATGGAAGCTTTTGAAACCAATGCGGTAAGTTATCTTTTGAAACCAATATCCATGAGTAAGATTCAGGCTGCCATGGAAAAATTTGAACAATTGAAAAAACTGTTTCGTCCTGAAGACAATACCAGGCTGATAGAATCGCTAATATCTAATCTGAAAAAAAACTACAAGCGTACTTTACTCGTCAACTTAAGAGAGCAGATCATTCCAATTCCTGTAGACGAAATCGCCTACTTTTATTTTCAGAATAAAACGATTCAAATCACAACGTTCAAAAACAAACAATACTCCATTTCCCCTAGTTTAGATGAGTTGGAAAATGTACTGGATCCCGAAAAATTTTATAGAGCGAATAGACAATTCCTGATTCATAAAAACAGTATAAAGAGCATTGAACGTTTTTTTATGCGAAAAGTAGTAGTTGAATTATTGATAAGCACTCCAGAAGCGGTTGTAATAAGCAAAGTGAAAGTCAATGAATTTTTAAGATGGATGGAAGGCGTGTAAAACAATTCAATTCTACAATTTAAGACATGTTTGTTATAATACGATGAGTAAGTTTTTGATTATAAATAATAATAAATATAGAACTCTACAAGAGGAAATCCTTGCATTTTTATGGGATAATGGTAATGAAATTTTAATGGATAGTGATTACAGCAAAGAAGAAATTTTTAAACATTTCAGATTTCATGAGACATGTATTATTACAATCGGAGACAATAATTTACTGTATGATTCTTTGGAATTAGATGTGCCGAATGTGAAGATGGAGCCACAAGCATGTTTTTCCACAGTCATTTGTTGGAATCTTCACTTTTCACATTCTGGAGTATATTCCAATGCATTGCCCTATCCACATAGGTTATTTGCATTTAAAAGCTTAGAATTATCAGAGTTGCTGGTTTTCTTTGAATGGTGTTTGAAAATGAGATTGTTCACGAAATGACATAATTCATGAAAAGAGAAATCGCCCATATCTTATTCCAAAAACTTTGGTTTATGTGTAGATTATAGTACATCTTCGAGCCAATGTAAAAAGTTAGAAGCATTCGCCTTGCTCACAATGACCGGTTCAGGAGTATTGACAAAAAGAGACACGACCAATTTGCGGGAGGATGACCGTTTAACATTGACAATCGCATTACGATGAATGATAAAATGTCCATTAGCAAGATAAAACATTTCAGGATTTAATACTTGCTGTTGTTGTTCAAGGGTTCCACTTTTATGATATTTATGACTACTTATCGTATTGATTTCAATTATCGTGCTTTTTAAATACAAATAAGCAATTTCATTTACAAGTACAGGAACAAGGGTATCGCGCTGTTCTATTAGAAGAGAATTTTGATAAGAGGTACTTACCCGTCCATTTAGAGAAAGCATCGAAATCGACTGCTCTGAAGTTGTAAGAGATGCTTTGATACTTCGATATTTATCCAACACTTTTGATATCTTTTCGGAAGTAAGTGGCTTCAATAGATAACTAATGGCCGTCGTATCAAAAACCGCAGCGCTGTGCTGCATATTTTCCGAAATAAAAATAACGGGACACTTAGAGGCTATTTCCTTGTAATTATCAAAACTCGTTCCATCCGCTAATTTAATTTCTGAAAAAATAAGATCCAGTGTATTGTCATTCAAAAAAGACATGCCTGTTTGTAGGGAATCGACCATAGCGATTGTTGAAATAGTTACATCCATACTTAGTAATATCTTTTCTAGTTCTTTTGCAACGACTAATTCACTTTCTATGATTAAAATATTCATTTATGTTTAGGTGATTTATAGTCTTATAATTTATAGTTGACTTACCGCAATGCAGTTTCATTAATATTTATTTTACCAGGTAAAACTATATTCTTGTTTATTTAAAACATCTTGCAATCGGGTTTATGCGGACAATATGGAATATGAAATGGATAAAGTAATGTTTCAACGTTTCTCTAGGTAAAATTTTAATATTGTCCATTTCAAACACCGATATGTCTGCTTTAGCTTATTTCTACCTCCAAAAAATAATACACTTTGTTTTTTTTGCCTGCGTCATTGGTGAATATTGGACCCGACATTCCTTTTTTCCATTGTTACGGATTCAGAAGTAGAAACTATTGGTAAATATTGAAAAGTCGCCAATGGAACAATGACGATTTAGTAAAATCAAAATACACTTTAAAACATCGCAATAAAATGGCAACATCCCAATTTCCATCGAACGAAGTTGAAAACACTTCGAAAGAGCTATTTAAGAAAAGTTTACTGATCAAAGGTGTTATATGGCTTGCACTCGTAACTATTGCATCGGTAGCTATCCTATTTTTTTATTCTCATTCATTCGAATCGATACGGGCGCTGAGCAGTATAAAAATCAAATACCTGGTAATATGTTTTGTGATGCTCTTTATCGATTTGTTGTTAGGAAGTTGGCGTAACCACATTTTTATAAGAATCTTAAAGCCAGGGATATCACATTGGGTAAGTTTTAAGGCCAATTTAGCGAATATGTTTATGGGAGCTATTACACCCTTTCATAGCGGAGCTGGCCCAGCTCAACTGTATGTTTATAATCGTTACGGAGTAAAGGTTCTAGATGGCTTTATTGTTAGCTTGATTAATATGGGAGCAACTCTACTTTTTATGCCGTTATCTGGTCTTTTCGCAATTTGGATGATGCACAACCAATTGGAAAGCGGGCTTGTTCCCATTTTACTTAAATATGGATTTCTTGCATTTTTTATATTTCT from Rhizosphaericola mali includes:
- a CDS encoding response regulator transcription factor, whose translation is MNENENFIYESTILIVDDNEEILDFLQEDLNEYYNTICSNTALKALNILDTTSINLIISDIMMPEMDGFEFCKIIKSNMNYSHIPIILLTAKNTIQSKIEGLELGADAYIEKPFSPKHLQVQIENLLVNRIRIKKYFASSPTSTINSIGHTAEDQLFLDKLNKIILENIENFDFNVNDIAESIFMSKSSLYRKIKGISDLSPNELINITRLKKAAELLHNKRYTIKEISEMVGFNSITHFGRNFQKQFGMSPSNYQKGN
- a CDS encoding sensor histidine kinase, which translates into the protein MVKNKLPLGVFVCMGLALLGVVLKSVSGSSDLAWIEVFKSILYMWGYSSICLVIYNALVKKIVSNISKIQVRYLMSIVSIVAVGYLIYPYYYLFYFITTLDKGSWISSESNWYSVMLARGVTISALMFFVVYYLQLLQDKQKRILEIEQLKQAQLEANLSNLKEQLNPHFLFNSLNTLSSLTEEEVVKDYVSELADVYRYMLAHNKMSTVTVEMELKFVRSYLYIMKTRMGENICIDLHLDENIKKIKIPPLTLQILLENAIKHNIASREHPLYIKMYNVGLDYLIIENNYNPKIQMQSSTGIGLGNLAKRYHLLFGNEIQIIHSADSFTVKLPLPQL
- a CDS encoding LytR/AlgR family response regulator transcription factor translates to MKILIIEDELSAAKELERLLLRYEPSIEVVAIKDSVSSSISFLQSNPQLDLIFSDIQLADGMCFDIYKTVQIQSPIIFCTAFDEYMMEAFETNAVSYLLKPISMSKIQAAMEKFEQLKKLFRPEDNTRLIESLISNLKKNYKRTLLVNLREQIIPIPVDEIAYFYFQNKTIQITTFKNKQYSISPSLDELENVLDPEKFYRANRQFLIHKNSIKSIERFFMRKVVVELLISTPEAVVISKVKVNEFLRWMEGV
- a CDS encoding LytR/AlgR family response regulator transcription factor, yielding MNILIIESELVVAKELEKILLSMDVTISTIAMVDSLQTGMSFLNDNTLDLIFSEIKLADGTSFDNYKEIASKCPVIFISENMQHSAAVFDTTAISYLLKPLTSEKISKVLDKYRSIKASLTTSEQSISMLSLNGRVSTSYQNSLLIEQRDTLVPVLVNEIAYLYLKSTIIEINTISSHKYHKSGTLEQQQQVLNPEMFYLANGHFIIHRNAIVNVKRSSSRKLVVSLFVNTPEPVIVSKANASNFLHWLEDVL
- a CDS encoding lysylphosphatidylglycerol synthase transmembrane domain-containing protein produces the protein MATSQFPSNEVENTSKELFKKSLLIKGVIWLALVTIASVAILFFYSHSFESIRALSSIKIKYLVICFVMLFIDLLLGSWRNHIFIRILKPGISHWVSFKANLANMFMGAITPFHSGAGPAQLYVYNRYGVKVLDGFIVSLINMGATLLFMPLSGLFAIWMMHNQLESGLVPILLKYGFLAFFIFLLVFLMAFWKPLWVGSVIVRMSIICSRIRPSKKERILHWGKKSYNNIIHYQQICKKLLGDHPYLLPISLLTTTILYLNKYSMQYIILLGLGVSVDLVQVICIEILIEFMIYFAPSPGGSGFAEVSIAVLFSKILPTSILPAFTLLQRSFLLFIPALVGAFVIIILLKKHTTSINKTKVE